Below is a window of Fulvitalea axinellae DNA.
CAGCGTTCCCGCAATATTGCTTCGCCTGCCGAAACATTTTTATTTGAAGCCATAGTACTTATGTGTGTTATGTATCGGTAAAAATACGAAAGGAGAGCTAAAAACTATCTCTTTGAGATAATTTATATTACAATTTTATAATCGAAATAGCTCATCCTTACTATCTAACCCATAAGCAAACGCAGGAATCTCACACTTGTTTCACATCCGTCGGATTAAACATTTGGCTTTTATCCATAATGTAATTTACACCGAAAATCGCAATCAATATCCCGTAGATAAGAATAACCGCCAGCGCTACGATAAGCGAAGACATAGCCCAATATTTCCGTGAGGGATGCTTTGTGTTATCGGAGAAAGTCCAGACAAATAGCATCACAATATTCACTAACGGAATCAACATTATTATCTGAGTCCAAATCCAAGTTCTCAGATTTGTATCGGGTTGATTAACCTGAGAATTTTCTTTCATCTCGTGACCTTCCATCTCTTTCCTCCTTTTTTGGTACACAAATAATACTGTCCAAAACCAGAAGTGTTATCCACTTTCTTAAGACGGCATAGCCTGTAAACAGAAAAGGCCAACCTGACGGCTGGCCTTTTCTGAAAGATGAATATATTACCCATCACCGCTTTCGCAATCTTCAGAAGCATTCCATTGCTCCTTAATATTATTCACTAAATTTTTAACAAAGATAAACCCAATACCCAAAATTCCCCCAAGGAAAGCTGAGACAACCATTATCAGCCCTCTTTTAGGCGATGTCCGACTCAAAGGTACTCTTACTGGTTCTATAATCTCAAAAACAGGAGTCTCTTCCTTCAACTTGATTTTGGACTGTTCCAGTTGAGAAGCCAAACCTTTAAATACCTCAAAAGCGATATTGTACTTACTTTCAAGGTTCTGTAACTCAGTCCGAGCCAAATTGGTCACAAGGTTTCTGTGGCTATCATTAAACCGAGCCACTTCCTTCTGCGCATTTTCGAAAACTTTTTTCTGCTCGTCATACCTTTCCTGTACAAAATCCAGATTGTTTTTATGCTTCCGGATTTTATAATCTGTGATATGTCTCTGAAGATAATCTAAGGTAAATTGCGCAATTTGAGCCACCGCTACCGGGTCCGGCATTTTTGCTGATACAGTGATCAAACCTGACTTCTGGTCAACGTTTACGCTAACCCTTTCCTTCATATTTTTGATTACCTTCTTTTCTTCTAAGGTTAAACGGATCAAATTTCCTTTAGCCTTCAACTGAACCTCTTCCTTTTCACCTCTAATAGCCCCAAGAATTTTCCCCGGCAAACCGATAGTGTAATCTTTCACCACAGAACCACCGTACTCTGGAAAATATTCCAACGCACTCATTTCGGCGTCAAGTGTCTCAAATCGCAACGGAAGTTTACTAAGCTCCAATTGAAATGGAACGCTTTTTACAACCTCGGGATATAGTTCTGGAGAAATTGAACCCGAAGCACCTGTCATTCCCCCCAGGTTTATACCTGCTAAACTGGCCAAACCACCCAAGCCTCCACCTAATTTCATTCCCTCTTGGGATTCGGGCATCAGCGTCGCTCCTGCTTCATATTCCTTCGTTGAAGTAAGGGCGATGATCAAGCCTACGACGATACAACCGATTACAGAACGGATAATATATTTTCTCCCTTCCCAAACCGATTTCATCACCTCCACCAAATCGATTTCGTCCTCTTCGATATGCTGACGCTCATCCACTTGTTGGGGAGGCATCATGGGCAAATTGGGGTTATTCATAAATTTTCGTCTTAATTCGGTCAAAAAATTCCAAGGCACAAAAATATTCGCTTTGGGGAATAATTGAAAGGTTTAGCCCAAAAGACTGCCCTCTTTCGTTTTTTTTGGATAAAAAAACGCCCGCAAACAATCTGTCTACGGGCGTCAAATATCTACTATAGAATACTTATTCCTCTGTCAGCGACTCGGCCAGTACGGAAATCTTGTTGTCCAAAACTTCCGCCACTCCACCCTCTACAGCGACCCTTTGCTCGGAATCTTTGGTTTTGATCACCATAATTCCTTTGCCTAAAGCACTGATAATGGGGGCGTGATTGTTCAATACCTGAAACGAGCCTTTGGCTCCGGGCAAAGTGACAGATTCCACTTCCCCTTCGAAAAACTTTGCGTCAGGTGTTATTACCTCCAAAAACATAAGCTATTGCTTTAGGCTTTAGCCTCGGCCAACAATTTCTCACCTTTGGTAACGGCTTCCTCGATGGTTCCCACCAAGTTAAAGGCCGCTTCCGGCAAGTGATCGTATGTTCCGTCGAGAATGGCGTTGAAGCCAGAGATTGTGTCTTTGATATCAACAAGAACACCCTGCATACCAGTAAACTGCTCCGCTACGTGGAACGGCTGAGACAAGAAACGCTGTACACGACGAGCGCGGTGCACTGTTTCCTTATCCTCATCAGAGAGTTCGTCCATACCCAAGATTGCGATAATATCCTGCAGTTCTTTGTAACGCTGGAGAATCTCGATCACACGCTGGGCGGTGTTGTAGTGGTCATCACCCAAAATGTCTGGGCTAAGGATACGAGACGTAGAGTCAAGCGGATCCACCGCCGGGTAGATACCCAAAGAGGCGATCTGACGAGACAATACCGTTTTGGCATCCAAGTGGGTAAACGTGGTAGCCGGAGCGGGGT
It encodes the following:
- the atpC gene encoding ATP synthase F1 subunit epsilon — translated: MFLEVITPDAKFFEGEVESVTLPGAKGSFQVLNNHAPIISALGKGIMVIKTKDSEQRVAVEGGVAEVLDNKISVLAESLTEE
- a CDS encoding Wzz/FepE/Etk N-terminal domain-containing protein, which encodes MNNPNLPMMPPQQVDERQHIEEDEIDLVEVMKSVWEGRKYIIRSVIGCIVVGLIIALTSTKEYEAGATLMPESQEGMKLGGGLGGLASLAGINLGGMTGASGSISPELYPEVVKSVPFQLELSKLPLRFETLDAEMSALEYFPEYGGSVVKDYTIGLPGKILGAIRGEKEEVQLKAKGNLIRLTLEEKKVIKNMKERVSVNVDQKSGLITVSAKMPDPVAVAQIAQFTLDYLQRHITDYKIRKHKNNLDFVQERYDEQKKVFENAQKEVARFNDSHRNLVTNLARTELQNLESKYNIAFEVFKGLASQLEQSKIKLKEETPVFEIIEPVRVPLSRTSPKRGLIMVVSAFLGGILGIGFIFVKNLVNNIKEQWNASEDCESGDG